CTTGAGTGAAGATGCTGAAAAGGTATTAGCTGCTATGTACAACTCATCACGTGGAGGCTTTGAAGAGCTATATGGTCGGTTAACAAGTTCATATACTTTCAAGTTAGAGATCGATGGGGAAATCAAAGAATTAACCGATCCACAAGTAAGGGCTTTAAGAAGAAAACCTGATTTAAAATTAAGACGTCAAGCAATGAAAGAATTCTTTAAAAAGTATGACGAAGATAGCCTCATCTTCGAAAAAACATACAATTCTATTGTAAAAAATTACGACACAGAGGCTAATTTGAGAAACTTCCAAAGCCCGATTTCTATGAGAAACTTGAACAATGAAGTTGAAGATGAAATTGTGGAAACCGTTATAAAGGTCACCACTGACAGAACGCCTATGGTTCAGCAATATTACAGATGGAAAGGTAAAAAGTTGGGTATAGAACAAACGCTTGCTGATATCTATGCGCCTTTAACAAACGTGCAAAAAGAATATTCTTTTGAAGAGGCACAGAAGATTGTTTTAGATTCATATTACGAGTTCGATGAAGAAATTGGAGAAATTGCTGAGTCTTTCTTTAAAGAAAAAAGAATCGATGCTGAAATAAGAAAAGGTAAAAGGGGAGGAGCTTACACATCTTATGCGCTTCCAAATAAAAAACCTTTTATTTTGTTGAATTTTACAGCTACTCTTGCCGATGTAGGTACTTTGGCGCATGAGTTGGGACATGGGATACATGGAACTTTAGCCTCTGAACAAAACATTTGGAATTATCACCCTCCTTTAACGATGGCGGAAGTTGCCTCTGTCTTTGGTGAGATGTTGGTTATTGACAAGATACTACCCACTCTTTCAGAAGAAGAAAGAACGGGGTACCTGGCATCAAATATTGAAGGAATGTTTTCGACGATGTTTAGACAAAATATGATCGCCAGATTCGAAATATCATCTCACAATTTGATAGAACAAAATGGAAGTGCAAGTTGGAAAGAACTTGCAGAACTGTATAAAAAAGAATTAGAAATAATGTTTGGTGATTCAGTAATAATACCAAAAGAATATTACTATGAGTGGTCAAGTATACCTCATATCTTTAGAACACCTTTTTACGTATATGCATACAATTTTGCTAATTTATTAGTCTTAGCTTTATACCAACAGTACAAGGTTGAAGGAAAATCTTTTGTACCGAAATACAAAGAGTTGCTTAGAAGTGGTGCAAAAGATTCACCTAAAGAATTACTAAAAAAAATTGGGATTGACATTTCAAATAAAGATTTTTGGGAAAAAGGTTTTGAATTCATAGAAAGGGAATTTATTAGCAAATTAGATTGAATTAAGTTAACCAAATTCAACATGTTTTTAAATAATGGATTTAATCCAAGGGAGAATTTATCTTGGTTCCTGAAATTATAATAACTACGCATAAAAATGCTGATTTTGACGGTTTTGCTGCATGTGTTGCGGCATCATTAATATATGAAGATGCTATTATTGTACTTGAAGGAGAACCTCAGCAAAATCTTAAGGAATTTTTGAATATATACGATATTCCATACGAAAAGGAAAATGATTTTATAAAAAATTATCAAGAAGAAATAAAAAACCACAATTTTGAAAAAGTTGTGATTGTAGATACTGCGGATATCAATAGAATTCCTGAATTTATAAAATCTCTTATTGAGCAAGGAATAGAAGTTGACATATATGATCATCATCCAGAGTTAAAGGAGCAAAATATCAAAGGTAATAATTATTCAAAAGAAGTAGGAAGTGCCACAACATTAGTTGTTCAAAAATTATTAGAAAGCAAAATAGTTCTTCCTGATACTTATGAAACTCTTTTTTTAATAGCAATTCATGAAGATACTGGAAATTTTGTTTTTTCTACAACGACTCCATTAGATCATCAAATCTCTGCAGAATTATTAAAAGGCGGTGCCAGGATAGAAGAGGTAGAAGAGTTTGTTTCGTTAGAAATGACAAAAGAGCAAAAAGAACTTTTTGACAAACTCTATAACAATGTTCAAGAGCTTACCTTGGAGGAAATAACAATACATATCGCTTATTCTGAAATCAACAAATTTATAGGTGGGTTAAACGTTATAACCCACAAATTGTTTGAAACTCTTACTCCGGATGTTTTGTTTGTTGTTGTAAAAATGGGCAAAAGCATTTATATAGTTGCAAGATCAAGAATTGAAGAAATAGATTTAAATAAAATACTATCTTTATTTGGCGGCGGAGGTCATAAAAAAGCTGGTTCAGCTAAAACAAAAGGTCTTAGAATACAAGAGGTTATTGACAAAATTAAAAAAGAGTTAAAATCTTCTTTTGTCCCAGTTTTAAAAGCAAAGCATATTATGTCATCTCCCGTAAGAACCATATTATCATTTGAAACGGTTGAAAGGGCTCATGAATTGATGTTTCAAACAGGACATTCTGGCCTCCCTGTAATTTCTGATAATAAATTAGTGGGTATTGTAACTAAAAAAGACATAGAAAAAGCAATGAAACATGGTTTAAAAAATGCACCTGTTAAAGCTATAATGAGTACTAACTTAAAAGTTGCTGATGTAGAAACCTCGTTGAATCAAGTGAGAAGGATCATGGCAGAAGCAGACATCGGAAGGATTCCCGTTTTAAAAGATGGTATACTTGTTGGTATAATAACTAGAACAGACCTTTTGAGGGCAACTAACGGAGTTTTTAATTTTTCACTTAGCCCAATTTTAGAAGAAAAGTATAAATCGCAAAATCTAAAAAAAGAAATGGAAAAAATTCTACCCACATCTATTCTTAATCTTCTAAAACTTATTGGGCTATATGGGAATGAGTTGGGGTTAAACGTATATGTAGTAGGAGGATTTGTCAGGGATCTTTTGCTAGCAATTAACTCTAAATCAAACGGTACAAAGTCAATACCCTACGATATAGATGTAGTAGTGGAAGGGGATGGTTTGTTATTTGGTAAATATGTTGCTAAACAATTGAGAGCAAAATATATTGAACATCCTAAATTTCACACCTGCTCAATTTTTTATAGAAATGGGGAAAATAAGATAATAAGGATTGATATTGCAACCGCCAGAACAGAATATTACGAAGAAGCAGGAGAATTACCAAAGGTGGAATTATCAACTATTAAAAAAGATTTATACAGAAGAGATTTTTCTATAAACGCCATGGCCATAAAACTTAATTCGGGTTCCTTTGGAATACTGATGGATTTTTTTAATTGTAAAAAAGATCTTGAAGAAGGCAAGATAAGAATACTTTATCCACTCTCTTTTATCGAAGATCCTACTCGAATATTGAGAGCTATAAGGTTCGAACAAAGATTTGGTTTTGAAATTGAGCCTAACACCTTAACAAAATTAGAAGAAGCTGTAGAAAAGGGATATTTGGAAAAAGTGACTGGAATGAGGATAAGAGAAGAATTAGAAAAAATATTAGAAGAACCTGAACCAATGAAAGCAGTAAAAAGAATGGGTAAACTGAAAATAATTTTTCACTTATTCGAAAAAACTTACTATTCTCCCACACTAGAAAAAGATTTAGAAAAACTTTTTGATGTTAAGGGATACTTTAAGGCTAACTTACCAAGTTATCTGAATAAAGTCAGACTATTCCACCTAGTTTTAGACGTTCTACTGCAATACACTCCAGAAGAATCTCTCAAAAAAATTAGTGAAAGATATGGATTACCGAAAGATTTTATTAAGAATTTAATGCAAGTGAAAAAAGTATATAGTGAAATTTCTAAAGATTTAAATGACAAAGAAAAAATATTAAAATTATCATATTTCTATGAAAAAACCAACGGTTTTCAAAATGAACAACTAATTTTTTTAGCTGTAAAACTTCCAGAAGAATTATTGGAAAAATACTATGAATATTTACGAAAGATTGAGAAACTAAAACTCTCCATCACGGGGAAAGATTTACTAAAGAAAGGATACGAAGGTGTTCAAATTAAAGCAAAGTTAGAAGAAATAAAGAAAAAACTCTTGAATGGTGAAATACAACCTGGCGAAGAAAAAAATTTGATATAAATTTGACAACTCAATTTTTTTATGTTATAATCCCTAAAATTTAGCAAAAGGAGTTTTTTGAATTTATGACTAATTGTGAAAAAAATTTCATTTCTTATAATCAAATAAATTTAAATAACAATAGGAGGCGCCCATGTAGCCGGTGGATCATAAGCACCGGTAATGGGTGCTTATGAGGTTGGGAGATGGTTATTCTCCTAATTGAGTTTTAATCCATGCGGCTACATCTTTTAAGATGTAGCCGTTTTTTTTAGAGTTTCTAAAGTCAGTAAGTTCAAAAGAATAGAGGGAGGTTAGTGTATGGAAAGTACGGAAATAATGCAAGAAGGTATTGTTTTACCATTGGGTTTTAAAGTCTGGGGAATTCACTGTGGGATCAAGAAGCTCAAAAAAGATTTAGGACTGATATACTCAGAAAAAAAGGCTAATGCCTCAGCTGTTTTTACCACGAATAAAGTTAAAGCGGCTCCAGTTATTTTGAGTATGGAGAACATTAAGGATAACGAAATGCAAGCTGTTATTGTGAATAGTGGTAACGCAAACGCTTGCACGGGTGTAAAAGGATATTCAGATGCAATAAGCATGGCAGAAAAAACCGCTGAAATCTTAAATTTAAAACCAGAAGATGTATTTGTAAGTTCAACAGGTGTTATAGGTGTTCCATTGCCAATTGAAAAAATTTTAAACGGCATAGAATCATTTGAAAAAAATATTGATTTAGCAAATGATGATCTTGTAAGTTTCGCACAGGCGATAATGACTACAGATACCTTCCCAAAAATTAATTCTACACAAGTTGTGATTGGTGGTAAAAAGATCACAATAACGGGGGTTGCCAAAGGTTCAGGTATGATTCATCCCAATATGGCTACAATGTTGTCTTTCATTTTGACAGATGCAAACATTTCTAAATCAGCCTTGAATAAAGCTTTAAAGCAATCAGTTAATGATTCTTTCAATTTGATAACGGTTGATGGCGACACTAGTACCAACGATACGGTTCTTATTTTGGCTAATAAGCAGGCTAAAAACGAAGAAATTACAGAAGATTCTCACGAATACAATTTATTTCAAAAAGCCCTTTATGAAGTAGTTGAAAATTTAGCAAAAAAAATTGTGATAGACGGGGAAGGTGCTACTAAATTTTTTGAGGTACAAGTAAAAAATGCCAAGACAAAAGAAGATGCTAAATTGATCTCAAGGTCCATAGCCAAGTCTAATCTAGTAAAAACAGCAATTCATGGAGAGGACGCTAATTGGGGAAGGGTGTTAGCGGCCGCTGGTTATTCAGGAGGAAACTTTGATCCCAATAGAGTAGATGTCTGTTTTCAAAGTTGTGTAGGAAAGATTCAACTTTGTCAAGATGGTCATTTTATTGAGTTTAACGAAATTAAAGCAAAAGAAATTCTCGGTGAGAAAGAATTGAAAATTATTGTAGATTTAAAAGATGGTGAAGAGAGTGCTATTTCTTGGGGATGTGATCTTAGTTACAAATATGTAGAAATAAATGGAGGGTACAGAACATGATAAAAGCTGAAAAGTTTTCCGATGAGATATCTAAAGCGGAAGTTTTGATCGAAGCTTTACCCTACATAAAAAAATTTGCAGGAAGTATTGCTGTTATTAAGTTTGGTGGTAACGCTATGAAAGACCCACAAATTAAATCGATGATCGCAAAAGATATCGTACTTATGAAATATGTTGGGTTGAATCCTGTTATCGTTCATGGAGGAGGACCAGATATCAATAAAATGCTTGCGAGTTTAAATATAGAAACAAAATTTGTAAATGGATTAAGGGTAACTGATGAAAAAGTTATGGAAATAGTAGAGATGGTGTTGGTTGGTAAGGTAAATAAAGAGATTACATCGTTGATAAATAAAATAGGGGGAAAGGCTGTTGGATTGAGTGGAAAAGACGCAAATTTATTGTTGGCAGAAAAAGATTTGTCCCAAGGGGATTTGGGTTATGTTGGTAAGTTAATAAATGTGAATAAAGAGGTAATTTTGAATTTAACTGAAAAAGATTATATCCCCGTAATCGCTCCTTGTGCAATTGGGAAAGATTGGAAAACTTATAACGTTAATGCTGACATAGCGGCAGGTAAAATTGCTTCCTCTTTGAAGGCGGATAAATTTGTTTTATTGACAGATGTAGAAGGCATCTTGAAAAACAAAGAAGATGAAGAAAGTGTAATTTCAAGACTGTCATATAGAGAAGCAAAAGATTTATTGAATTCTGAATTTATCACTGGTGGAATGATTCCTAAGTTAAAATGCTGCATCCAAGCGTTAGAAGGCGGAGTAAAAAGAGCACATATAATAGATGGAAGAATTCCCCATGCTTTACTTTTAGAAATATACACAGACAAAGGTGTGGGAACTATGATAGCGAAGGAGGTTTACGATAATGATAATCTCTGAAGATAAAAAGTATGTAATGAATACTTATTCAAGATTTCCTATAACTTTAGTTCAAGGGAATGGTATAAAGGTTTGGGATGAAAACGGTAAAGAGTACTTAGATTTTGTAGCTGGGATCGCCGTTAATGCTTTGGGCCATTCTCACCCTGCAGTTGTTGAATCGGTAAAATCTCAAGTTGACAAATTGATCCATATTTCTAACCTCTATTGGAATAGTAATCAAATACAGTTAGCCAAGATGATCTGTGAAAAATCGTTTGGGAAAAGTGCCTTTTTTTGCAACAGTGGAGCCGAGGCGAATGAAGCTGCGATTAAGTTAGCAAGAAAATATGGAAACACTAAGTACAATGGGCGAAGATACAAAATTATCACGGCAAAGAACTCATTTCATGGAAGAACCTACGGTGCATTGACGGCAACAGCCCAGCCAAAATATCACAAGAACTTCGAACCTCTATTGGAAGGATTTGAAAGCGTAGAGTATAACGATATAAATTCACTAAAGTCGGCCATTGATGAAAATACATGTGCTGTAATGTTAGAAGTTATTCAAGGTGAAGGGGGAATAAACGAAGCAAAAGATGAATATCTTCAACAAGTTAGAAAACTTTGTGATGAGAACGATCTTCTTTTGATTTTTGACGAAGTTCAAACAGGGATAGGAAGAACCGGAAAACTTTTTGCCTATGAACATTCTGGTGTGGTACCCGATGTGATGACCCTTGCGAAAGCCTTAGGTGGTGGTTTCCCCATCGGTGTGCTTGTTGTGAATGAAAAAGCTGACGTATTTACACCTGGGGATCATGGATCGACATTTGGTGGGAATCCATTAGCCTGTGCAGTTGGCATGGCTGTTATGAAAAACGTTGCACAAGAATCTTTTCTGAATACTGTGAAAGAAAATGGTGAATTTTTCAAAAGTCAATTATTAGCAATGAAGGAAAAACATTCGATAATTGATAAGGTTAAGGGAAAAGGTTTGATGATTGGAGTCAAGTTAGACATAGAAGAAGGCAGTGATATAGTAAAAAAAGCTATGGAAAAAGGACTTTTGATAAATCTTTTAAACCACAATGTTTTAAGATTTGTTCCTCCTCTTATAATCACAAAAGAGGAGATAGCCAAGGGTATGAATATTCTCGAAGAAGTTTTTGTAGAAATGGGGTATTAAGATGAAAGGATTTATAAAGTTAAATGATTCTACCATTTTTGAAGGAGAAATTATAAGTAAAAAAGATTTTGGACAAGGCGAAGTTGTCTTTAACACGTCTATGACTGGATACGAAGAATCAATAACGGATCCGTCTTATGCAGGAGAAATACTGGTAATGACCTATCCATTGATCGGAAATTATGGTGTAAATTTAGAGAATTTACAGTCAAAAAGACCCACCATCAAAGGTTTGATAGTTAAAGATTACTGTCAATTTCCCTCTCATCACACATCTCAGTATTCACTTTTAGATTATTTAAACCAACATGAAGTGCCTATTTTAAGTAAAGTAGATACAAGGGCCCTTACGAAAAAGTTAAGGATAGAAGGTAGTATGAATGGTGTGATAACCACAGAGGAGGATTTTGAAGTTCCAACTTCCAATGAGAATTTACTTGATAGCGTTTCAACAAAGGAAATTTATAGAATTCAAGGGAACGGTCCAAAGATAGCCTTAATAGACTTGGGAGTTAAGAAAAATATAGTAAACCAGCTCAAATCTAAAGGTTACGATCTTTACGTTTTTCCATATAACAGTAGTAAAAATGATGTAGATAAAGTTCAACCAGATTTAGTATTATTCTCCAACGGCCCCGGTGATCCAAAAAAGGCAAAAGAAGCAATACTTTTAGCTAAGGGGTTTATAGGTGAGAAACCACTTTTTGGGATTTGTTTAGGTCATCAAATAATATCTTTGGCGTTGGGTTTTAATACTGTAAAAATGAAATTTGGTCATAGAGGTACCAACCATCCTGTGAAGAATTTATTGAATAATAAATGTTATATCACTTCTCAAAACCACGGTTATATGGTTGAAAAAGAGTCAGTGAAAAACAAAGATGTAATAATCACCTTCATCAATTTAAACGATCATAGTATCGAGGGAATTATGCACAAGAAGTATCCCATTTTTACTGTTCAATTTCATCCAGAAGGTGGGCCTGGGGTTCACGATACAACTTTTATTTTTAAAAAAATCAAAGATTCAATCTATAGAAACTAAAAACATACTTCCGGGGAGGTCAACAATGCCAAAAAAACGCGAAATAAAAAGTGTTTTAGTGATAGGTTCTGGACCAATAATAATAGGTCAAGCTGCAGAATTTGATTATTCAGGAACCCAAGCTTGTAAATCATTAAAAGAAGAAGGGTGTAAAGTAATATTGGTAAACAACAATCCTGCAACTATTATGACTGATACAGAAATAGCAGATGTAGTTTATATGGAAAACCTTGAAATGGATACTTTAATTTCCATTATAGAGAAAGAAAAACCCGATGGAATTTTAGGTACATTGGGAGGACAAACAGGCTTAAATCTAATTATCCAACTAAAAGATAGTGGAATTATCGATAAGTACGATATTCAAGAATTGGGAACGTCAGTTGAATCCATAAAAATAGCAGAAAGTAGAGAATTATTTAAAAGAAAAATGCAAGAAATTGAAGAACCTATCGCTGAAAGCCTCACTGTGTCAACAGTATCCGAAGCCCTAAATTTTGCTAGCCAAGTTGGGTATCCTTTGATAATACGCCCAGCATACACTTTAGGAGGAACAGGCGGTGGATTCGCTTACACCGAACAAGAGTTAATCGAATTTGTAGAGAATGGGCTGAAAAAGAGTATGATGAAAGAAGTCTTAATAGAAAGATCGTTATTGGGTTGGAAAGAGATCGAATACGAGTTAGTTAGAGATTCTTTTGATAATTGCATCACCGTATGTAATATGGAAAATTTTGATCCTGTTGGAATTCACACTGGAGATAGTATAGTTGTGGCACCTTCTCAAACGTTGACAGATCAAGAACATCAAATGTTAAGGGACTCATCCATTAAGATAATAAAAGCTTTAAAGATAGAAGGTGCCTGCAATATTCAGTTTGCCCTCAATCCTTCTAACAAAGAATATCGAGTTATTGAAGTGAATCCTCGTTTGAGTAGATCCAGTGCCTTAGCGTCCAAAGCAACCGGGTATCCGATAGCAAAAATTGCTACGAAAATCGCGTTAGGATTTTCTTTGGATGAAATAAAAAATCCCGTTACTGGAAAAACAACGGCTTTTTTTGAACCATCTTTAGATTATGTTGTAACAAAGATTCCCCGTTGGCCTTTTGATAAGTTTTATCAAGCTGATAGAAAAATAGGTACGCAAATGAAATCTACTGGTGAAACGATGGCACTTGGACGTACCTTTGAAAGTTCTTTATTAAAGGCAGTTCGCTCCCTTGATATGAAAATTAAAGGCTTGAGAATTAAAGAGGTGCAAAATGAGAGCGATGAAGAATTAGTAGAACATTTACACATCCCAAACGAAAAAAGATTATTTCATATTGCCGAAGCACTTAGAAGAGGTTATAAGGTTTTTGATATTCATAAATTAACTTATATAGATAACTGGTTTTTAGAAAAAATAAAAAACATCGTCGATTTTGAAAATAGTATTAGATTTTCCCAATTGAATTACGACCTTTTACTTAAAGCAAAGGTTCTTGGCTTTTCAGATCAAGAAATATCTGAATTAAAAGGTTTACCAGAAGATGAAGTTAGAGAATTGAGAAAACGCTATGGTATTACCCCATCATACAAAATGGTTGACACATGTGCAGCGGAGTTTGATTCAGTAACACAATATCTCTACTCAACTTATGGTGAAGAGGACGAAATAGAAGTTCACAAGGACATAAAAAAAGTCATTGTGATAGGTGGAGGCCCAATAAGAATCGGACAGGGCGTAGAGTTTGATTATTGTACAGTTAAAGCTCTATGGGCATTAAAAGAAAAAGGTATCAAATCAATCATCATAAACAATAATCCTGAAACCGTCAGTACAGATTTTGATACAGGTGATAGATTGTACTTCGAACCCCTTACTCAAGAAGATGTTTTGAATATCATAGAAAAAGAAGATCCAATGGGAACAATGGTCATGTTTGGAGGGCAAACTGCTTTGAATCTAAGCGAAGATCTCGAAAGACGTGGAATCAAAATTTTGGGAACTTCATATGAGGATATTGACTTGTGTGAAGATAGAAAACGATTTTCGCTGTTGTTGAAAAAGTTAGGGATCAACCATCCTCGTGGTGGGTACGTTACTTCATTTGATGAAGCTAGAGAAATTGCTAACCGTATAGGGTTTCCTCTTTTAGTTAGACCCTCTTATGTGATAGGAGGACAATCTATTGAAAAGGTTAATTCCGAAGATGAATTATTCGAGTATTTATCACATGCTTTAGGCTTATCACCCAATAGACCAGTTCTAATAGATGAATATATAGAAGGGATAGAAGCTGAAGTTGATGCAGTCTCTGATGGAGAAAATGTATTAATTCCTGGAATAATGGAACATATTGAAAAAGCGGGAATTCATTCAGGTGATAGTTTTGCTGTATTTCCTGCCAAAAGCTTGTCTGAATTAGAAGAGAAAGAAATTGTGAGATACGTTGAAAAAATATCAAAAGCGGTGAACGTTAAAGGTTTAATAAACATTCAATTTATCGTGAAAGAGGGAAAAGTTTACGTTATAGAAGTGAATCCTAGGGCTTCAAGGACAGTTCCAATAATCAGTAAAGTAACGGGAATCCCTATGATAAAACTCGCGGTTGAAATTGCATTAGGTAATAACTTGAAAGAACTTGGGTATTACGAACCTTTTTATCCGAAAATCCCATATACGGTGGTTAAAGCACCAATATTTTCATTAGAGAAATTGCCAGGTGTTGAAGTTGCATTAGGCGCAGAAATGAAATCCACAGGGGAAACTCTTGGCATCGATTTCAATTATCATAATGCGATGTATAAAGCTTTTAAAAGCGCTCATTTGGATGTTCCTTCTACAGGTAATGTACTATTATCATTTCCAGAAAAAGTAGTAAAGGGGAGTAAAAGTTTTGTTAAATATCTTCAAAGCTGTGGATACGAATTGTGGGGAACCACCGGGACAGCAGAAGCTTTTAAATTGATAGATATTAAAATAAAAGAGATAAATCATCAAAAATCATTAGAGTTAGTAAAGAAAGGTTATTTTTCAATGGTTATTAATTTACCTACAAAAGGGAAGAACGTATCCAACTTTGGATTCAAGTTAAGAAGAGCATGTTTAGAAAACAGCATTCCAATATTTACAGCATTGGAAACAGCTCAAAAATCAATTGAAGCAACAAAGAATTGCAAAATTGGGAAAAATAATGTACAGTCCTTGAACGAATATGTAGATTATTATCATAATCTACTAAAAAATCTACAAATATCAAAAAGAGGTGAATCATTTATGAAAACCGGGGAAAAGGTAGTATTGGCATATTCAGGAGGGTTAGATACATCTGTAATCATACCATGGCTAAAAGAAAAGTATGATTGTGAAATTATTGCGGTATGTATCGATGTAGGTCAAGGAGAGGAAACTCATGCTATCGAAAAAAAAGCTATTTCAAGTGGTGCAAGTAAGGTTTACGTAGAAGATGTTGTGGAAGAATTTGTAACCGATTATATTTTTCCAACCTTAAAAGCTGGAGCAATCTACGAGGGTAAATACTTATTGGGAACATCCTTTGCAAGACC
The nucleotide sequence above comes from Petrotoga miotherma DSM 10691. Encoded proteins:
- the carB gene encoding carbamoyl-phosphate synthase (glutamine-hydrolyzing) large subunit, with the translated sequence MPKKREIKSVLVIGSGPIIIGQAAEFDYSGTQACKSLKEEGCKVILVNNNPATIMTDTEIADVVYMENLEMDTLISIIEKEKPDGILGTLGGQTGLNLIIQLKDSGIIDKYDIQELGTSVESIKIAESRELFKRKMQEIEEPIAESLTVSTVSEALNFASQVGYPLIIRPAYTLGGTGGGFAYTEQELIEFVENGLKKSMMKEVLIERSLLGWKEIEYELVRDSFDNCITVCNMENFDPVGIHTGDSIVVAPSQTLTDQEHQMLRDSSIKIIKALKIEGACNIQFALNPSNKEYRVIEVNPRLSRSSALASKATGYPIAKIATKIALGFSLDEIKNPVTGKTTAFFEPSLDYVVTKIPRWPFDKFYQADRKIGTQMKSTGETMALGRTFESSLLKAVRSLDMKIKGLRIKEVQNESDEELVEHLHIPNEKRLFHIAEALRRGYKVFDIHKLTYIDNWFLEKIKNIVDFENSIRFSQLNYDLLLKAKVLGFSDQEISELKGLPEDEVRELRKRYGITPSYKMVDTCAAEFDSVTQYLYSTYGEEDEIEVHKDIKKVIVIGGGPIRIGQGVEFDYCTVKALWALKEKGIKSIIINNNPETVSTDFDTGDRLYFEPLTQEDVLNIIEKEDPMGTMVMFGGQTALNLSEDLERRGIKILGTSYEDIDLCEDRKRFSLLLKKLGINHPRGGYVTSFDEAREIANRIGFPLLVRPSYVIGGQSIEKVNSEDELFEYLSHALGLSPNRPVLIDEYIEGIEAEVDAVSDGENVLIPGIMEHIEKAGIHSGDSFAVFPAKSLSELEEKEIVRYVEKISKAVNVKGLINIQFIVKEGKVYVIEVNPRASRTVPIISKVTGIPMIKLAVEIALGNNLKELGYYEPFYPKIPYTVVKAPIFSLEKLPGVEVALGAEMKSTGETLGIDFNYHNAMYKAFKSAHLDVPSTGNVLLSFPEKVVKGSKSFVKYLQSCGYELWGTTGTAEAFKLIDIKIKEINHQKSLELVKKGYFSMVINLPTKGKNVSNFGFKLRRACLENSIPIFTALETAQKSIEATKNCKIGKNNVQSLNEYVDYYHNLLKNLQISKRGESFMKTGEKVVLAYSGGLDTSVIIPWLKEKYDCEIIAVCIDVGQGEETHAIEKKAISSGASKVYVEDVVEEFVTDYIFPTLKAGAIYEGKYLLGTSFARPLMAKKLVEIAQKEGANVIAHGCTGKGNDQVRFEVSIKALDPSIKIIAPWRIWEIKSREEEIAYALKKGIPISITKEKIYSVDKNIWHISHEGGDLEDPWNEPKPELFDMVTPPEKAPDVAEYVTIEFEKGIPVKINEEELSPVELIKKANEIASRNGVGIADIVENRLVGMKSRGVYETPGGTLLYTAHKELESLVLDKETSRFKDLVAQKYADLVYNGLWFSQLKESLDAFVNETQKVVTGVVKLKLYKGNIIIAGLSSPYSLYNEELATFGEDKIYDQKDAEGFINLFGLPLKMRAYQMKHFVENQKYNKTTVGGEQ